agtagcggctagctacaaaatttatatttaacctcagggtgagttcttgtcggtttcagaaagtctttgaaccacgggaggaacacacttaagtcaagaattggctaaatcagtaatgtttatttagaataaaagtaatacatggatatatgcagaattagataatgggcataattcaaacaacaatttgagagtgaaattcaagcacgctgatgataacagtcttacaaccaaaccttctcatcgcatatatgaataactcaaaacactttagacccaaacaacagaaatgtataagtagataaaaataaacaaatcaatacccagtttaatataccaaaggggaagtaattatgataacccactaggagataaacctaaatatgaataactaaacccactataagaatattaggagattaaacaagattataagtgattatatactgctataaacgaaCTAACTACTAAAGAAGCAAAACGCTCTAAATCCAAGCTAATTGAGTTAAACTAGATTACATTAGAACTATGGAGCTGACAGAGATCCCACCATCTCTCAACCGGGAATAACTATAACTGAAAACTTAGCAAGACTCAACCTAACCAGACCAACAGAACGCCACCAGAGAATTAGAGATTTAACCAGCGCCTCACTTTGCGTTGACCGGCCTCGGGCAACCGGTGTCGTCTCTGCCGCGAAGGGAACCGTTGGTGTCGACCGCCAGGAAGGGTAGCTCGATCCAAGTGGCCGAAGCGGGTTCTTCAGGTGGACTTCACGGTGCAAGCAGGGCTTCGGTTCCAACGGCAAGCGGGAGCGATCGCTCTGGACAGCTGATTGATTCAGGATTCTCTTCGCGTCTGGGTCTGGTGCGGCGAGCGATGTATAACGCTAAAGATGAGCGGTGAACTATAGGCAGCTCCGTAGCGCTAAGGTGGTTTCAATAGCTGGAAGcacctaattctctaattctgttgATAATCGCTGGACTTGTGTTGGTCAGCGCGGATGCGCTGCAAGCGCAGCTCAAGCTAGATCTATGACTCAAAAACTTAAGAATCACTAAGCTGAATCtaagagaaagtaaaacaaaagagagagtacaaaattctaactaaaactctaagttaaaattacttctaagaaaaaaattgaacttaactaaacctaaaaagcgcACGAACTCCGAACTGCGAACCACGAACTACGAAACACGAACTACTAACCGAATGAACTAACAtccccctttattggaaaacacgttcccttcgtgacgtattggccctaacttgtgataggtttcctaactgcaagtataatctctaaaaacccaatcagctccaggtaggtggagtcttgcctggacgactccccctttttttcttttattaacttaaaccttaacattcttaaatgatcagattaaacaattgcttatttaaaatatactttgacatagaaaacccccaatttccccacattcacccactgttgcatagcattttagtgatatgaataaacatctcagaactgaaatcctaaccagacaattagataatcatagttgattttgaggtgtaagaatggaaagaaatataacacatgaccagggaatacactaacttccacgcatcggactcttagaaaggaaagaaagaaactcgttatgaactttaaacttattaattcaagatttggttattaacctgattaaagtattgtggaaacatgccctgatagcttttaagtaattattttaaccagactgctagtttgttgccatccgtattctttttgtagttaatgttcattcacgtcttaagaacacattttgtttttaatgttttaacatttttcagcctTAAATTTCCTTTTTGAAAAGGCAGACTCTCTTGTGTATTTGAAGAGATAAGAACTCTGGCCGTCGTAATTCACACCTCTCCCCCACTAAGGAATGCGGGTCTCATTGCTCTGGTTAacataatttcagacctctttaaatcagaaattcactatacctttatactttcatactttgttctttactaaacaggagaatgtatctatataaccaaagcaaaggttaaaattacgctgactagttgcaatagttcaaccaatgacaaacaagacataattcttcagcctggaacctgtagaagaaaatgaaggtaaacctcaaaattgttctcttgattagaaagtgtttcatcacattgcttgataccctgcttctcacaatattagaattaaccaacagttatttaagttattgtaaaaacatatacatatgtaatttttcgatcatagcctcgtgctccaagaaaagttcctttcttctcctgcgggtggcagtattgtcttgttaaatggtCCACGGGTCCTGGGCCAGTAAAAGGGTCAtgctgtgtgcgtgagtgtgtaaatTAGATGTGACTGTTTAAGAGGTGTGCTCCGAAGATAGCGGATCAGCAGGTGACATGTTAATCCCCAAAGTTTATGGGTCTTTGTTCAGATGCTTTTAGCGAGACAGATGTTTTCAGCAAATGGTCGTAAAAGTCGTTAAAGTGTTATCATTCAAGGTTGGGGGGAATCACCCTCTGCTCTCCAGTGGAATTTCTTAAGTGGATCTAAGAGTGTGATTTCACAATGAGACATCAGGCTATCTGCTACATATCCCCCCCATCGGGTGATAATCAGCAGAGATCCAGGTTATCAGTCGATGAGATGACGTAGATAGCTGTGGACAAAAAGGTTACTGGGTATCTCAACTCTTACTGGTGGCATTTGCTGGTCAGTACACAACAGGCTGCATTAGCGTTATCCAAACCAGAGCTAAACCACTTCCCTTACTGCAGCTACCTGCATAGGTTCATCAGTTGCGTCCTCCTGAGTTTCCACTGACACTTCTTGACCCCCCCTTCTACGTCTCACAAATCTAACCACCTTACCCGACCATGAATCCATTTGTCTCTGTAGCTTCACGGTCTTCCTACGATAAAAACACGTTATACCAAAGGTTGCTACATACCCCAGACATACCAGCACAGCTAACAAGGTATCGGGCAATGACCAGGAGTATCTTACAGGTTGGACTGTCCATGTGGGACGTGCCTCGATCTCTTTTAAGACATTATTGATGGGGGTCAAATCGATAGACTGGGGACCCTCATACTGTATCCGACCAAGGGTGTCAGGGCTGAGTTCTAAGGAGTGGGTAGTAAAGAAATCAGACACCTCAATTTCACTCTCATATTGATCAGGTACTAAGTGGTACAGGGACCATTCCCCAACATGCAGAGTAGCCCCAGGTGGTACGTCTACCCAAAATGTTTGTTCCGGAAGGGGAATACGTTCATCGATATCATGCTGGTCATAGGACAACACCGCTTCCCGTGCCGCAGTATTTACCAACCACCGGCTCCCTACGATTTCAACCTGAGTCTCGACCTGTTGGTACCTATGAGTGACAGTGGCAGGACACTGGTCCTTAGTGAGCATGGGCTTAAGGCCACAAAGATTGCCGGCACCCTCTCGAGTGAACGGTTTACTGGGACAGAGATAGTGTATATCCTTGGACCGGGTACACATGCGCAAATTTGGGGCCAGATAAAGTCCAGGATTGATGTCTTGGTAAGCTACCAAGGTCGGAGTCTGAATTTTGATGTGTGCTTCTTTTTgccaaaacccaacatttaccACTTCTTTTAAGCGATAAATGTTTTCCGCAGCTATTATAGGTAAGTTGACCAGAAAAGCTACTTCTCTATTTTCTGGATTGACATAAAGAGGTACTGCACTTCCGAGTGTATAGGCTAAATGTGCTTGGAGATCAGTAACTTCCTCTCGGGTAGCCCGACTGAGGATTTCCTGTACCAGGGTTAAAGGCACCAGATAAGCTGGTATCTTGCCCATAGCTAGACTGTCTACTGAGGATCCCACTTCCTGTAGCATGTCATTCAAAAGCATGTTAATCACTTGGATGTGAGCCATATCTGTCTGGATTGCCCGGGTCAGGGAGGTGATCGTTTGCAGAGTTTTGTTTAAAGCTACCGTGTGGGTATTGAGGACCACAATGGTACCCTGTAAAGTTTGTCCAATTGCTTGTAGCTGTCTCTGTTGGGTGTCTATTTGGTCCTTGATGTGTGGTAGTTCTGCCTGTAGTTCCCCTACATTACGGCGGACCGTGGCTAGGCCCACGGCATTAACAGCGGATGTGCCGACGCCAAGGAGTGAGCCTACAGCGGCGGCAGCAGTTAATAAACCTGCAAGAAACCGTTTGGATCTCTTTTGAGCCCCATTCAGTTCAGACTGTGTGACCGCAAATTTTTGCAGCTGTTGTAGCATGTGGGTGGTGTCTCGTTCGGCATGGCTTACTGCCTCTCGTACCCACCAATGCCCAGCCCACCCCACTTGGCGGGACCAATCAGGGAAGTTCTTTTTACATACTTCCTCCGGGTTCAGTCGTACAAACACCCTTTGGGTATGTAACCGGCAGTTTGTGATTAGTAGTCCCGAATTATCCCTAAGAACTACTCCTGAGGTAGGTCCGGGGGAGATCACATCAGGGGCCGCGACGATCGTCCCCAGCACGAGCGTCAGGAGCAGGAGAGTCCTCATCTTCCTAACGAGACAAATATACATGATTAACCTGGGTGTACTAGTGTGAACCACCAATGAAGTAGAATCTAACAGATAAGTGGCTAACAATCAGTGATATCCTATTCCCAGGCACAAAATGATGGTTCTGTTGGCTGGCTCGATCGGCAGATGTGTAATGGTACTTGGGTTGAAATTGCAAACAACAGACTACTGTATATGGATCAAAGATCAATGTATTCctaaattttaaaaatgaagttattagtTTAGTTGCCAGTTGTACAGCTAGGAGTTGCTAAACACCTAGGGGTCTAGCAGGGGTTTTGTCCACCTGATTAGACTCTAATCAAGGCATTGGCGGCCCCGACTTGTCCCATAGGGCTTTGGTGTGGCTTAATTTGGTTGCGGTGTACCCACTTGCGGGTTGGCTCCTTAGAACCTTGGCTGATCTGGATCTGGTACACCACCGGGGACAATTTGTCCGTGATTGTGTGGGGTCCAGTCCAGCGAGGCATGAGTTTGCGAGCCAGCCTACCCGTATTCGATTGGGGTTTCTCGACAGGTTGAGCGAAAATGTAGTACCACACCTTATCTCCCACCTGAAGCTCGTCATAGGACGCCTTCTGATCATAGTAGGCCTTCCGACCCTGGGCACTTCGTGCCATGTGCTGTTGGGCAAAAGCAAAAGTGGATTTTAGGTGTTTCTGCAAATCGTCTATGTACTGCTGTGTTGTGTAGGCAACTGAGGTATCTGTTCCACCTGGCTGATATAACAGATGTAGCGGAAGTGTCATCTGTCTGCCTGTCATCACCTCGAATGGAGAGACGCCGGTGGAATCGTGAGGAGTTGCCCTAATGGCCATGAGTACCAACGGCAATTTCACATCCCAGTCGCGGTGATGCGTGGCCACAAATTTCTTGAGGATGCTGACCACTGTGCGGTTAGCCCGTTCGACCTGACCAGAGGACTGGGGGTGGTAGCTCACGTGCAACTTGGCTTTTACACCGAGGACGTGCCACATTTGTTGCATGACTTCTGCCGTGAAATGAGTACCTCGATCTGAGTCAACCCTACAAGGAAGACCAAACCGGGTGAAGATATGATTAACCAGGAGGCACGCTGTGGTTATAGCGGTGTCATTGGCGGCTGGAAGACACTCCACCCACTTGGTGAATGCACATGTGACTGTGAGGAAATATTTGTTCCCTCGAGCAGACTTTGTGAGCGGGCCCACCCAATCCATTTGCAGATCCGACCACGGGAAGGTTAACCCCTTTCTCTGTAAGGGAGCCCTGTGCAGAGGATTCGCCGGCTGGAACTGGCAGCACACCAAGCatcctttaatgtaactagctacatGCTCCCGCATTCGTGGCCAAAAGGCCACCTGTTTGAGTGTCCTATAAGTTTCCTTGATCCCTTTGTGACCTGCTGATGGAGAGTCATGGGCGTGCCCCAACATTACCCCCCTGTGGCACGGAGGCACCACGAACGCAGGAGAAGTGTGGGTCTCAGTGACATGAACAAGCAAGCCCTTGACCACCTTCAAGAATGCACGGTTGTCCAAGAGTTGTTTAAGCGGAATTGATGCCTCCAGCATTTGGCTGGTTATGGGATTGTTGGTGGGATCAAGCAAGAAAGCCTTAATAGATTTGATGTCGGGGTCTGCGTCTTGTAGCGTGATCAAATCAGCATCTGTGATTTCTGGATCAATGGAGACCGCAGCGCAGGGTGGGATTTCTGTTGTTGAGGTTTGTTTAGCTTGTGCTCTAGTCACGGCTAAAAcagtggggttgggttgggttgggtatttCAACGGGTCAAAGACCCATGAAACTCCTTCCAAGGCACCTCTTTTGGCCAGTGAATCAGCTTGGTCATTGTATGTCTTGTCTGTTCCTGGGACACGTGAGTGTCCCCTCACCTTTTTCCAGTAGACAAGCATGTCGTGTCGAACTACCAGGTAGTCCGCGGCTGTGAACAGCTCTGTGTGTTTGACTGCTTTCCTGCCAGATGTGAGAAAACCTTTGGTTTTCCAGATTGGCAAGTGACATGTGAAACTTAGACGTGCGTAGTTGGAATCTGTACAGATTAACAGGGTTTTTACCCCCTGGTCGATAGCAAGTTGAATTGTGATGAGTATGGCAGCGATTTCGGCATACTGAGAAGTTTGTGATCCTAGTTTGAACTGTTGTGGTTCGCAAGGGTTGTCATCAAGCCAGACGATTCCTGCACCGGCTTTGAGGCCTTCTTGGTCATGTCGGAAAGAGCATCCATCTACGTAGACCGTGGGAATGTTTTCACACTCCTTGGGGTCAAAGTAACGATGGTTTGTGGGTTTTTGGGAGGCGAGATTGGGAATGGGCGTTGATGTGGCCGGTATGTCAGTTTCACATCGCTGACATGCCGCCAGATCAGTGCCTAGAGGTAATCTCGAGTTTTGCGCATAGCGCACCTCAACCTCAAAACTTTGTAGTGCCATTAGCCAGGAGGCGACTCGTGCGTTGGTGACCACACCTTCTCGAATGCGCTGGCTGTTGAGAAAGACCACTGGCTGGTGGTTCGTTTCTACAATGATCTTTTGTCCCCCAAGGTAGTTGGAGAAGTGTTTCACTGCCCAGACCGTGGCCAGAAGTGCTTTCTCACAGTCAGAGTATTTGAGTTCCGGAGCCATCAAAGCTTTGCTTGCATAAGCCACCACTCTCTTGTCTCGATCGTGTACCTGGTATAGACCAGCACTCACACAGTGCTCTGAAAACCCAACTTGAAGGTAGAATTCTCTGCTGTGGTCCGGATAGGTTAAACAGGGTGCCGATGCCAGTTTGTCTTTGAGGGTTTGCATGGCTTGTGCCTGGGCCTCACCCCAAATGAAAGGTACATCCTGCTTTAACAGCTGGTACAGTGGCTTGGCCAGTTCCGCAAAGTTTTCAATGAACTGGCGGGAGTAGTTGCATACCCCCAAGAAGCTGCGAAGGGCGTGGATGGTTTTTGGTTCCGCGATATCCACGATGCCTTGGGCACGACATGGTTGCGGGAGAACACCATCTGGACCAACCAAAAGGCCCACATATTTGACCTTAGTTTTGCACCACTGACATTTGGCTAGGGATATTTTCGCACCTGCTTTTGTGAGCTGATCTAGCACATGATCAATCTCTTCCAAGTGAGCATCGAGAGAATTGTTCCGGATAAGAACATCGTCAACATAAATCAAGGTTCCTCGTTCTCTTGCATCAGGACAAGCTTTGTTGAGAAAGATGTTGAATTCAGCTGGTGAATTGGAATATCCGAATGGGCAGCGGGTGAATGTAAATTGACGGCCGGCGAATGTGAATgccagtttgtgttggtcttccACATGGACCGGAATGGTCCAGAACCCCGATGCCACATCTAAGGTTGAAAAATATTTGGCATCTCTGACCCTAGGGAGTTCTTGCTCCAATTGGGTCATGGGCCATCTAGAAAGAGGGACCTGGTCATTTAGGCGGCGATAGTCAATAGTCAGACGCCATTTGCCATTGGGCTTCAACACCGGCCAAAGTGGCGCAGAGTAGGTGCTGTTGCATGGTCGGATTATTCCTTTGTCTAAGAGATCATCTATGATCTCTTGCACCGGCCCGTATGATGCAAGTGGAATCTTGTATTGGCGAA
The Astyanax mexicanus isolate ESR-SI-001 chromosome 13, AstMex3_surface, whole genome shotgun sequence DNA segment above includes these coding regions:
- the LOC125780659 gene encoding uncharacterized protein LOC125780659, which codes for MRTLLLLTLVLGTIVAAPDVISPGPTSGVVLRDNSGLLITNCRLHTQRVFVRLNPEEVCKKNFPDWSRQVGWAGHWWVREAVSHAERDTTHMLQQLQKFAVTQSELNGAQKRSKRFLAGLLTAAAAVGSLLGVGTSAVNAVGLATVRRNVGELQAELPHIKDQIDTQQRQLQAIGQTLQGTIVVLNTHTVALNKTLQTITSLTRAIQTDMAHIQVINMLLNDMLQEVGSSVDSLAMGKIPAYLVPLTLVQEILSRATREEVTDLQAHLAYTLGSAVPLYVNPENREVAFLVNLPIIAAENIYRLKEVVNVGFWQKEAHIKIQTPTLVAYQDINPGLYLAPNLRMCTRSKDIHYLCPSKPFTREGAGNLCGLKPMLTKDQCPATVTHRYQQVETQVEIVGSRWLVNTAAREAVLSYDQHDIDERIPLPEQTFWVDVPPGATLHVGEWSLYHLVPDQYESEIEVSDFFTTHSLELSPDTLGRIQYEGPQSIDLTPINNVLKEIEARPTWTVQPVRYSWSLPDTLLAVLVCLGYVATFGITCFYRRKTVKLQRQMDSWSGKVVRFVRRRRGGQEVSVETQEDATDEPMQVAAVREVV